In Lentisphaerota bacterium, the sequence TGGGGCACGGGGAACAGGATCGTCTCGGTCAGCAACGCGCCGAAAAGCTGGACCTTCTTCTGGTGGCATGATGGGCAGAACCAGCGCCCCTTGCACGAAAACGCGAGCAGGTACTCGTGCTTGCAGTGATCGCAGCGCACGCGGGCGAAGCCGCGTTCGAGGTCGCCGCAGTCCAGGAACTTGTTCACGACCTCGGGGATG encodes:
- a CDS encoding IS91 family transposase; this translates as MRPIIPEVVNKFLDCGDLERGFARVRCDHCKHEYLLAFSCKGRWFCPSCHQKKVQLFGALLTETILFPVP